A genomic segment from Capra hircus breed San Clemente chromosome 15, ASM170441v1, whole genome shotgun sequence encodes:
- the LOC102181880 gene encoding NXPE family member 2 produces the protein MKLIGKLQSRNKCKDCFIRRVWTAVIPVREYENMMEKTFIHRLFTLFPNTIAHKLLLMWMFILASWVIYFSLKDHTKFLFSLRNSFSLNHWNTFRNSTYPEAPPNPEISPTETELRIESIMEKLDQLIPPRPFTNVSSTTSATHSRATLLSPRDTYCRGDQLEVLLEMRDHLGRRKEYGGDFLRARIFSPALKAGASGKVTDFNNGTYLVSFTLFWEGQVSLSVLLIHPSEGVSALWRARNQGYDRVNFTGQFANGTSPVFSKCGLTLHTTAELCEYLDYRDQEAFYCLKPPRVPCEALTHVTTRNADISYIRQKERALFHRSNVGVEIMKNFASIKVSACGKNKNIETKCRLGMKSPFPSGYTVKRKWIAAFCKQIELNETKTINDCLKRKLIYLMGDSTLRQWIQYLPKMVKTLKYFDLHGVGPFKTHVLLDAERHTLIQWKKHGHPFITQSLFSVKDDNYIPREIDRIAGDKDTAIVITLGQHLRPFPIKIFIRRAINVQKAIERLFLRSPETKVILKTENTRRLFDNAEMFSDFHGYIQNLIMRDIFMDLNVGIIDAWDMTIADSTNNIHPPDYVIENQINMFLNYIC, from the exons ATGAAGCTTATAGGCAAACTCCAGTCCCGAAATAAATGCAAAGACTGCTTTATCCGAAGAGTCTGGACAGCTGTAATTCCTGTGAGAGAATATGAGAATATGATGGAGAAGACATTCATTCATAG GCTCTTCACTTTGTTTCCAAACACCATAGCTCATAAATTACTGCTGATGTGGATGTTTATATTAGCTTCCTGGGTCATTTACTTCTCTCTCAAAGACCACACAAAG TTCTTGTTCAGCTTGAgaaattctttttctctgaatcaTTGGAACACATTCAGAAATTCCACCTACCCAGAAGCCCCACCAAATCCAGAAATTTCACCAACTGAGACTGAGCTGAGGATAGAGAGCATCATGGAGAAACTAGACCAGCTGATCCCACCCAGACCCTTCACCAACGTGAGCTCCACCACCAGCGCCACACACAGCAGAGCCACCCTCCTCAGCCCTCGAGACACATACTGCAGGGGGGACCAGCTGGAAGTCCTGTTGGAGATGAGAGACCACCTTGGACGCAGGAAGGAATATGGTGGAGATTTCCTCAGggccaggatattttccccagccCTGAAAGCAGGTGCTTCTGGAAAGGTGACAGACTTCAACAATGGCACCTACCTTGTGAGCTTCACCCTGTTCTGGGAGGGCCAGGTGTCCCTGTCTGTCCTGCTCATCCACCCCAGTGAAGGGGTGTCGGCTCTCTGGAGGGCCAGGAACCAAGGCTACGACAGGGTGAACTTCACAGGCCAGTTTGCTAATGGCACCTCCCCAGTCTTCTCTAAATGTGGCCTGACCCTTCACACCACTGCTGAACTGTGCGAGTACCTGGACTATCGCGACCAGGAAGCCTTCTACTGCTTGAAGCCTCCCCGTGTTCCCTGTGAGGCGCTGACCCACGTGACCACCAGGAATGCAGACATTTCCTATATTAGACAGAAAGAACGGGCCCTTTTCCACAG GTCCAACGTGGGGGTTGAAATAATGAAGAATTTTGCCTCCATCAAGGTCTCAGCATGTGGCA AGAATAAGAACATAGAAACCAAATGTCGGCTCGGCATGAAGAGTCCTTTCCCCAGTGGTTATACTGTGAAAAGAAAGTGGATTGCAGCATTTTGTAAACAGATAGAATTAAATGAAACGAAAACTATAAATGACTGCTTGAAGAGAAAACTTATTTACCTAATGGGAGATTCAACACTGCGTCAGTGGATTCAATATTTACCAAAAATGGTAAAAA ccttaaaatattttgatcttCATGGAGTTGGGCCCTTTAAAACACATGTGCTTCTGGATGCTGAAAGACATACTTTGATTCAGTGGAAAAAGCATGGTCATCCATTTATTACCCAAAGTCTGTTCTCGGTAAAGGATGATAATTATATCCCACGGGAAATTGACCGGATAGCTGGAGACAAGGACACTGCCATTGTTATCACTCTTGGTCAGCACTTGAGACCCTTCCCCATAAAAATTTTTATCCGTAGGGCCATCAATGTTCAAAAGGCCATAGAACGACTATTCTTGCGAAGCCCAGAAACCAAGGTGATCCTGAAAACTGAAAACACTAGGAGGCTGTTTGATAATGCAGAGATGTTCAGTGATTTTCACGGTTATATTCAGAATCTTATCATGAGGGATATTTTCATGGATCTCAACGTGGGTATTATTGATGCCTGGGACATGACTATTGCTGATAGCACCAATAATATCCATCCACCTGATTATGTGATTGAAAATCAGATTAACATGTTCTTAAACTACATTTGCTAG